A part of Emys orbicularis isolate rEmyOrb1 chromosome 13, rEmyOrb1.hap1, whole genome shotgun sequence genomic DNA contains:
- the LOC135887719 gene encoding zinc finger protein RFP-like, which yields MAAANPAKTLQDELTCSICLDYFKDPVSLDCDHNFCRACITQFWEGFASDVSCPQCREIFPQRNLRLNRQLRNVVEAARELRLPSGREPETERLCEKHKEPLKLFCKEDEIPISLVCDRSKQHRDHTVIPAEEAAEEFKEKVQAHLKMLREEREKLLGCKVSREKRSQEYLRNTQTERQKLVSEFQQLRQFLEEQERLLLAQLEKLDKKIVKIQNESVSKVSEEISRLSELISELEGKCQKPVSELLQDVRSTLSRCEKGKFQQPEEFCPKLELRLSDFSQKTVALMETLKKFKDTLPSALETKTGGSLGTFREANVTLDPDTAHPQLVLSEDRKSVRRQETQQHLPNNPERFDSWACVLGCEGFTSGRHCWEVEVGDGESWAVGVARESVRRKGRISHSPEGGIWAVERWEGQVRALTSPVTPLPLSRAPSRIRVSLDCDRGQVTFIDAGDEAPIFTFPPGSVPGERIRPWLWVWLGSRLRLCP from the exons ATGGCTGCTGCGAATCCAGCAAAAACGCTCCAGGATGAACTGACCTGTTCCATCTGTCTGGACTATTTTAAAGATCCGGTATCTCTAGACTGTGATCACAATTTCTGCCGAGCCTGCATCACCCAGTTCTGGGAGGGATTCGCTTCGGAtgtctcctgccctcagtgcagagagatCTTTCCCCAGAGGAACCTCAGGCTGAACAGGCAGCTCAGGAATGTTGTGGAAGCAGCCAGAGAACTCAGGTTGCCGTCAGGGAGGGAACCAGAAACAGAGAGACTGTGTGAGAAACACAAGGAGCCTCTAAAACTGTTCTGCAAAGAGGACGAAATCCCCATCTCCCTGGTGTGTGACAGatccaagcagcacagagatcaCACCGTCATTCCTGCAGAGGAAGCTGCCGAAGAATTCAAG GAAAAGGTTCAGGCCCATTTGAAGATGctaagggaagagagagaaaagctccTGGGATGTAAAGTGAGCAGAGAGAAGAGAAGCCAGGAATATCTG AGAAATACACAAACCGAGAGGCAGAAGCTTGTGTCTGAATTTCAGCAACTGCGGCAGTTCCTGGAGGAACAAGAGCGACTCCTGCTGGCTCAGCTGGAGAAGCTGGACAAGAAGATAGTGAAGATACAGAATGAAAGTGTCAGTAAAGTATCTGAGGAAATTTCCCGTCTCAGTGAGCTGATCAGCGAGCTGGAGGGGAAGTGTCAGAAGCCAGTGAGTGAATTGTTGCAG GACGTCAGAAGCACCTTGAGCAG GTGTGAGAAGGGGAAGTTCCAGCAGCCAGAGGAGTTTTGTCCTAAGCTAGAATTAAGACTCAGTGATTTCTCCCAGAAAACTGTTGCTCTAATGGAGACTCTGAAGAAGTTCAAAG aCACTTTGCCGTCTGCACTAGAGACAAAAACAGGAGGATCCCTAGGAACATTCAGAGAGG cgaatgtgactctggatccagacacggctcatcccCAACTCGTCCTGTCTGAGGATCGGAAAAGTGTGAGACGGCAAGAGACACAACAGCATTTGCCCAACAACCCTGAGAGATTTGACTCTTGggcctgtgtgctgggctgtgaggggttcacctcggggagacattgctgggaggtggaggtgggggatggggaaagctGGGCTGTGGGtgtggccagagagtctgtgaggaggaagggaCGGATCAGCCATAGCCCTGAGGGCGGGATCTGGGCTGTGGAGCGATGGGAGGGTCAGGTCCGGGCTCTCACCTCCCCTGTCACTCCCCTGCCCTTGAGCCGGGCCCCCAGCAGGATCCGGGTTTCTCTGGACTGTGACCGGGGGCAGGTGACATTTATCGATGCTGGTGATGAGGCCCCGATCTTCACTTTCCCGCCGGGCTCCGTCCCTGGGGAGAGAATACGACCCTGGCTCTGGGTGTGGCTGGGATCCCGGCTCCGACTGTGTCcctga